The genomic window TAGATGATCCTGGTAGGTGTAAGTTATCATGATCTTACAGGAGatgacaaataataataataataatatatggaGGTCAAACTATCTGGAGTTGAATTGTTTACAAATACATCAGTCGGTAGTTGTTACTATCACATTCGTGAAATAATCGTGATAAATTTTTCGCGAGATTTATCATTtttccattattattattattattacttttaagaAAATGCTACTTAATTATCACgacgaaaaaataaaataaaataaaataagaaatgttTTGCAATCATGTCATATTGTcaacaaaagagagaaatatgAGCTTGTTTTTACTTACATCTGCGGAAGTCTTCCTCCCTTCTTCTCGACACACCGCCACACACTACCTCATTGTCTCATTGTTTCAACATTTCTTCGTCTCGCCAATATATACTCATAATCACTCGTTAttataataattgtatattaCCATTACCTCAATTATAGCTAAATACAACTATTGTACTGCTATATATATTTTACCAACAAAGTCAATGAGAAACACAAGGTAACGTAAAAAAAACACAAGGCAGTATTACTTACACTTGgcattgtaaccaaaaaaacttACACTTGCCATCAATTTTTAATATGATTGTATCAGTTATTAATATTGTTGTTGGTGGATCTGCCATATAATTTAAGGCTAAGTAAATCATCTATTTAATATGCTACCAACAtcttttgaccaaaaataagTGTCACCAAGATCTTTTGCTATATAAAAGTCACACCATAGATTTATATTATCATTATCAAATTCAACAAAAAGTATCACTTAGCTCAAGCATCAAGTATGGTTTCTTCTATTACTAACGTATTTAAGACTGGCAATTACACCACTCAATTACACCGACTTATGTATTTGTAAACAACTCAACTCCTCTCTTAAAGATAGTATGACCTtcgtatattattattatttgtcatATCCTGTAACATCATGATAACTACATTCACAATGATTAACTATGAATTCATGGCCGCTGTCAATATTGTCTGAGAACGAGACTCACCATGTAGAATTTAGCAAATTATTTCAACAAGTGTGATTTCTTTTCACAAATACGAGTTTGTTTTTCTTTACAACTGTAGAAATTTTCCTCCCTTCTTCTCGGCACACTTAGCTCAAGCATAAATTATGGTTTCTTCTTTTACTAACGTATTTTAGACTGACAATTACACCACTCAGTTGTTAATGGTAGATTCATGTTCACATACACAATATGGTGCAATTTTGGTTCACTCTTctataataacaacaacaacggCAAAACTTGTTGCGACAAATATGGGCTTGTTTTTATTTACATCTGCAGAAGTTTTCCTCCCTTCTTCTCGACACACCGCCACACACTACTTCATTGTCTCGTTGTTTCACCATTTCTTCGTCTCACCAATATAATTTGATTATGGGCAACGCCTGTTTTTGTTACAAGTCGTTGGCAAAACTACATTTTCTTCTAGAAAGACAGTCTTTGCCAACGACCTATAACAAAAACAGGTGctgcaaaaaaacaaatttcttgTAATGTCATAATCACTCGTTAttataataattgtatattaCCATTACTTCAATTATAGCCAAATACAACTCATGTACTGTTGTATATATTTTACCAACAAAGTCAATGAGAAACACAAGGGaacgtaaaaaaaaacacaaggcAGTATTACATACACTTagcattaatttttaatatgattgtatcagttattaatattattgttgGTGGATCTGCCATATAATTTAAGGCTAAGTAAATCATCTATTTAATATGCTACCAACAtcttttgaccaaaaataagTGTCACCAAGATCTTTTGCTATATAAAAGTCACACCATAGATTTATATTATCATTATCAAATCAAAAAGTATCACTTAGCTCAAGCATCAAGTATGGTTTCTTCTATTACTAACGTATTTGAGACTGGCAATTACACCTACTTATGTATTTGTAAACAACTCAACTCCTCTCTTAAAGATAGTATGAccttcatatattattattatttgtcatATCCTGTAACATCATGATAACTACATTCACCATGATTAACTATGAATTCATGGCCGCTGTCAATATTGTCTGAGAACGAGACTCACCATGTAGAATTTAGCAAATTATTTCAACAAGTGTGATTTCTTTTCACAAATACGAGTACGAGTTTGTTTTTCTTTACAACTGTAGAAATTTTCCTCCCTTCTTCTCGGCACACTTACCTCAAGCATAAATTATGGGTTCTTCTTTTACTAACTATTTTAGACTGACAATTACACCGCTCAGTTGTTAATGGTAGATTCATGTTCACATACACAATATGGTGCAATTTTGGTTCACTCTTctataataacaacaacaacgacAAAACTTGTTGCGACAAATATGAGCTTGTTTTTATTTACATCTGCAAAAGTTTCCTCCCTTCTTCTCGACACACCGCCACACACTACTTCATTGTCTCGTTGTTTCACCATTTCTTCGTCTCGCCAATATATACTCATAATCACTCGTTAttataataattgtatattaCCATTATCTCAATTATAGCCAAATACAACTCATGTACTGCTGTATATATTTTACCAACAAAGTTAATGAGAAACACAAGggaacgtaaaaaaaaaaaacacaaggcAGTATTACTTACACTTGGCATCAATTTTTAATATGATTGTATcagttattaatattattgttgGTGGATCTGCCATATAATTTAAGGCTAAGTAAATCATCTATTTAATATGCTACCAACAtcttttgaccaaaaataagTGTCACCAATATCTTTTGCTATATAAATGTCACACCATAGATTTATATTATCATTATCAAATTCAACAAAAAGTATCACTTAGCTCAAGCATCAAGTATGGTTTCTTCTATTACTAACGTATTTGAGACTGGCAATTACACCACTCAATTGTTGATAGCAGATTCGTGTTCACACACACAATATGGTACAATTTTGGTTCACTCTTCTATTATAATAtctcattaatttatttttattttttttgacaaagatctccttaatttaattaaaacttTCTTTTCGTAGTTCATGTGTCTAATAATTAGTATGTGTTGATCAGTTCCACCACCAAAATCTCTTTTGATTGCAACTCCTATTGAAGGTGGAGAATTCCCACTTCTACTTTTCTTGCATGGTTATCTTATGTACAACTCATTTTATTCTCAACTTATTCAACATGTGGCTTCCCATGGTTTCATTGTCATTGCTCCTCAGGTTGGTTTtggtttaacattttaatatgtaAGTAATATCTTATCTTGTTTGGAAGAAGCACTTCTAGAATTTATCAGTTTGGtgaataacaaaaatatatatgtcaaattgtttgtttgtaattttgagaaaaaaatccaaaataaaatgtcattaaaaagtttaatttttgttgtttctaaTATcattgttattatattttttttttttaaaaaatctaaaaaaataaaaatagagtcaatttgtctttttttttcattaacttgagttcaatttttttaattcattattagcattattgttattattattattattattattattattatggttcttattattattcttattattattttatttttttgacgaaattcttactattattattattattattactattattgtcattcttattattgttattattgttgttattattattattattatatttaatcaataaaggaagaaaaaaaagggaaaagagaCAGTAACAACAGCAAGCATTGGCATAACAACAAGCCTTCATCTTCTCCCTCAACTCCCATTTTTTCAaactcaatttttaattttttttttcctaaatcAAACCAAATCTTTACCAATAGCTAAAGATAGTGTCTTTCTTTCCTCTCTTATCCACtaaaccttaattttttttgttataaatggAGAAAATCTGCAAGACTAGAGAGAGAAATGAAaatcacaaaaatcaaaagaaaaaaaaattaaacacagcATGTAGTTGTTGTGTTGCACCACTTCTCCAAAATCCAATCAACACCACCACCTCTATAAGCCATACCAAATTCATCAATCACACCATCAACTtgatgttatatatttttttttaattaatcatatatattattcatGTAAGTGGACACTTCTAAAGAAATGATACAAATTTTCATTTGGActcaattataagtaaaagtaatTCATTTGGCTCGAACCCCCTCCGCCCAACATGTGtattatataatatgatatgtTATTGTATCAAAATTCGTTATAttacaaaaaacttatttaactcaTTAATATAATGTGTCTTCttgttgaatatataatattagACCACTTAATATACACGATAACGAAGCGTATATCTTAGAAATGACATGATTCATGgtttataattttatgtaatattattacAATGGTATActtgtttataaattataaagtttaaatatgattttagtcaTGTAATTTCTTGCagccatattttttttcaatagttATATTTTAGTGAagtaaaagtttaaattttgttttcactctCAGTTGTATGAAGTGGCTGGACCAAATATAAATGGTGATATTTACTCTGTAGTCGCAATAACAAATTGGCTATCGAGAGGACTTGGCAAGATTCTTCCACCAAACATAATACCAAATCTTGACAAGTTAGCACTTGGTGGACATAGTCGCGGCGGCAAAACAACATTTGCTATTGCTCTTGGAAAATTAAACATCACAACTGATTTAAAATTTTCAGCCATAATAGGAGTGGATCCGATTGATGGAATAGATACGGGATTACAAACATTACCACCAATTCTCACCTATGTTCCtcattcatttaattttgatatgCCAACACTAGTTATTGGCTCTGGTTTAGGTgatgtaaaaaaaaaccttttgttCCCTCCTTGTTCACCTAAAGGTATCAATCATGAGAATTTTTATAATGAATGTAACAAACCTTCTTGGCATTTTGTGGCTGAGGATTATGGTCATGCTTATATGATGGATGATGATACTAAGGGAGTTAAAGGCATAATTAGTTATTGTTTTTGTATTAATGGAGAATCAAGAAAACCTATGAGGATATTTGTTGGAGGAATTATGACTGCATTCTTGAAAGCTTATATAGTTGGTGATAATGTTGACTTATTGGCTATAAG from Trifolium pratense cultivar HEN17-A07 linkage group LG1, ARS_RC_1.1, whole genome shotgun sequence includes these protein-coding regions:
- the LOC123898611 gene encoding chlorophyllase-2-like — encoded protein: MVSSITNVFETGNYTTQLLIADSCSHTQYVPPPKSLLIATPIEGGEFPLLLFLHGYLMYNSFYSQLIQHVASHGFIVIAPQLYEVAGPNINGDIYSVVAITNWLSRGLGKILPPNIIPNLDKLALGGHSRGGKTTFAIALGKLNITTDLKFSAIIGVDPIDGIDTGLQTLPPILTYVPHSFNFDMPTLVIGSGLGDVKKNLLFPPCSPKGINHENFYNECNKPSWHFVAEDYGHAYMMDDDTKGVKGIISYCFCINGESRKPMRIFVGGIMTAFLKAYIVGDNVDLLAIRDKNVSVPLKMKFDYIV